The Methanoregula sp. UBA64 genome contains the following window.
AAACTGTTTGAATTGTTATTCTTTTTTGGGATATTAGTCCCCATTTATTTATATATTGCAAAATACGCTTTTTCACTTCATCCGGATCAAAAAATTCTTTTTATTATTTATCTAATAGTCCCCCTTTATTTTAATTTTAATTATTTCATCGTTGAGAATTGGATGAAAAATCCAAATACTCTTCCACCAGTTGATTCACAACGATATTACCGGGTTATGATTGTAACACTTTTGATGATCATTAGTTTGGAAATGACATATATCACAATAAAATTATTTGAAATCTGGTTCAAATAAAGACTTTAGGTATAGAAACGCACATGAACGGACATTCACACGCGGACCATGAAGATTAAAATTCCAGATTCTATTTCGACGGGAATTATTAACCCCACTTAGTTAATTTTTATAGGAAATCTGATTTTATAATATTTTTAATTGTTTTTGATTGTATAATATTACCGCTTTTAACGATGGTGTTTTTGTCTTCGGCAGTTGCCCCGCCGCGGGGGCGCCCCGTCGGGGGGCGGCGGCGTTCCTCGCTCGTGGGGGTATGGGGGCGCGGTCTGCCCCCATCATCTGGAACCTCACACAAAAATCATCGCAAATGTGGCAATCCCAAATAAGACTATTATGACCCCGGCGACCCGGTTCACGAGCCCCAGCACCCGCGAATCGCACCGCGATCCAAGAACCGATGTCCCGCTTACAAGAAGGATCCACCAGGCAATCGATCCCGCAGTAATGCCAAGGACCATCAGCATCGCCGGGACGCCGCCGCCCGAAAGCCCGCCAATGCCCAGCGCTGCAAAAACCCCGGCAAACGAGATGAGGGTCATGGGGTTCGTGAGTGTCAGAAAAACCGTTGTGGCATAATCCTGCAGCAGCGTGCATTCCCCCGCGGTCCCGGGAGTATCCGGTGGCGCTGACAGGAAGATCCGGACACCGAGACCGACAAGGAGTGCTCCCCCGACCGCACTTACGATGGTCATGTGCCCCGTGAGCAGCCCGGTAACAACGGTAAGGCCAAACGCTGCAACGCCAGCATATACCCCATCTGCCGTTGCCGCCCCGAGTCCCGTTGCAATCCCGGACCGCCATCCGCACGCAAGCGTCCGCCGGATGCAGAGGATCGCGATGGGGCCGACGGGTGCCGCTATGCAAAACCCAAAGATTATCCCGGCGACAAGAACCGACCAGTCCACGAAAGTACAAAGAATCCGCGGTTATAAATCACTGTCTTTTACGGTCAGGGAGAAACCATGTCCACCGGCAGGATGGGGGATTGCAGCTTCTTTTTGTCCTAGTGGCGGCAACTACTGACCTCCGATTGGTATCCCAATCCAAACTGCCCCGTACGATCCCACCCGCTCTTTTTAAAAAAACTTAGGGTCGCGAGCTCTAGGTTTCCAAAAAATCTTCGAATCGGTTGCTGAGGATTCCAGAAAAAATGCGGATCGCGAGCTGGAAATTCAAAAAAAAGTTCGAATCGGTTGCTGAGGATTATAAAAAAAAAAGCGGGTCCCGAGCTGAGGATTCCGGAAAAACATCGACCCCGCCCGGCCCGCTCATTTGACTCACCCACGAATAATCATCATATTCTCCGACGGAGCCTAGACAGATCATGCACCTGTTCGCGAAAAAAGTCCGGCCTGGGGGGATCCGATTCAAAAAAAAGAGCGGGCCGCGAGCTGAGGATTCCGGAAAATCTTCGGATCGGTTGCTGAGGATTGCAAAAAAAGATCGAAACGCGAGCTGAGGATTTCAAAAAATCTTCGGATCGGTTGCTGAGGATTTCTAAAAAACTCCGGGTCCCGGCCCGGCAATTCCGGAAAAAGAGCGGGGGGTCACCCTGACCTCCAAAAAAATTGGCAACCTCCCTACCCACCAAACCGCAAAAAAAATGATCGGTCCGACCGATCGTCAAAAGAGGTCGCCCCGACCCTTTTGATGGGGAGAGTCTTCACACATTTCGCAGGGATCGCACATTATTACAGAAAGATCCTGCACGTGTGCAGCCCGCTCACTCCCGCACTCTCCCGTACTCCTTATCGATCCCGTCCGCCACATCTTCGAGATCGTCAAACATCCTGATGGCGTCTTTCCGTAACTCCTGCACCATGGCCCGGAGCGTGCTGCCCCGGAGGTAGATGAGCTTCCGGTGCCGGTACAGGATCCCCGCATCGATCAGGTTCCTTATATGGTGGTTCACCCGCGAGGATGTGATATTGAGATCCGCTGCAATCTGCTCGACCGGCACGCCTTCGCCCGCAGGCCGGTGTTCGAGCAGCGCCACGATCACCTGCGTTGCCACCCGGTCCGTGTCCCGGCCTTCCCCGATCCCGAACGAGTGGAAGAACCAGTGGATCTCCTCGTCCTCTCCCGGCGCCATCGGGCGGTCCACCTGCCGGATCACAATCTGACGGATCATACCTGTCTCCAGTGTTATCGCCAAAATAATTTAAACTTTTTCTAGGATATCTCTAAAAAGTTGAAACGATTTCTACAATTTTCATAATTTTTAAATATTTCAGGAACCCATACTACCGGCATACCACAACAGTTGAGGTGATACACATGGCAATTGTTCCCATTGGAGAACGGGTCTTAATCAGGCCCAGGGAAGCCGAAGAAGTGACAAAAAGCGGGATCTACATCCCCGAGACCGCCCAGGAAAAGAAAAAAGAAGGGACGGTCATTGCCGCAGGGACGCACGATGACGGAAAGTCGCTCCCCTTAAAAGCGGGCGACCACGTCATTTACGGCGGGTACAGCGCGGACAAGGTTGAACTTGATGGCGAGAACTACGTCTTTGTACCGTTCAAGGACGTGCTCGCGAAGATCGAGTGAGGTGAGAAGATATGGCAGGATCCAAACAGCTGATGTTTAACGAGGAGGCGAGGAAGTCGCTCCTTGCCGGTGTCAACAAGGTAGCGGACACAGTGAAGATCACACTTGGCCCCAAAGGGCGCTATGTCGTGATCGACAAGGCAACGAGCCCGCTTGTCACCAATGACGGCGTGACCATTGCAAAGGAGATCTCGCTCCACGACAAGTTCGAGAACATGGGCGCAAAGCTCGTAAAAGAAGTTGCCCAGAAGACCCAGGACAAGACCGGTGACGGCACGACCACGGCAACGCTCCTTGCGCAGGCTATGATTGTTGAAGGTCTCAAGAATATTACCTCGGGCGCAAACCCGATCGAAGTGAAAAAGGGCATCGATGCGGCGGTCGGCGAAGCGGTCGGCTACATCAAAAAGACGAGCGTGCCGGTAAAAGACAAGGCAAAGATCGTGCAGGTAGCAACGATATCGGCCAACAACGACGAGGAGATCGGGAAACTTATCTCCGAGGCAATGGAAAAGGTCGGGTACAATGGCCTCATCAGCGTCGAGGACGCAAAGAGCCTTGAGACGAGCCTTGACGTGGTCAAGGGGATGCAGTTCGACCGCGGGTTCATCTCGCCCTACATGGTCACCGACAACGAGAAGATGGTCTGCGAGTACGAGGACTGTTCGATCCTGATTACTGACAAGAAGATCTCGTCCATCAAACAGATGGTGCCGGTGCTCGAGATGGTGGCATCGGAGGGCAGGCCGCTCCTGATCATTGCAGAAGACGTGGACGGCGAGGCGCAGGCAGCGCTCTTCTTAAACATCATCCGCGGGGCGCTCAAGGTCTGTGCGGTAAAAGCACCGGGCTTTGGCGACGACAGGAAGGCAGTGCTCGAAGATATCGCAATCCTGACCGGAGCGACCGTTATCTCGGAAGAGAAGGGTATGAAGCTCGATAATGTCACCAAGAAAGAACTCGGGCAGGCCCACGTGATCCGGGTTGACAGCGAAAAGACGCTCATTGTCGGAGGAAAGGGCGATAAAAAGGCCGTCGAGGACCGGATGACGCTGATCCAGTCCCAGATCAAGATCACAGATGCCGAGTACAAGAAGGAGGAGCTCAAAAAGAGGCTCGGTAACCTTGGCGGCGGTGTTGCGGTGATCAAGGTCGGCGCGGCAACCGAGACGGAGCTCAAGGAGAAGAAGATGCGGATCGACGACGCCCTCAATGCGACAAAGGCCGCAGTCGAGGAAGGCGTGGTGGTCGGCGGCGGGATCACACTCTTTAAGGCCATCGCATCGCTTGACTCCCTCAAATTCGATGACGACCGCAAGGTCGGGGTCTCGATTGTCCGCCGTGCGCTCGAAGAGCCGATCCGGCAGATCGCAAAGAACTCCGGGATTGAAGGCGCGGAAGTAATCGCACGGATTAAGGAACACAAGAATGCAACCTACGGGTACAATGCGAAGACCGCAGTCTACGAGGACCTCATGGAGAACGGGGTCATTGACCCGGCAAAGGTTGTGCGGATCGGACTCCAGAACGCAGGCTCGATCGCCGGTATGATCCTCTCGACCGAGGTCCTGATCACGGACTTCAATGACGAGAAGGACCAGAAGTCCGCAGCGATCATCATCTAAACCAAAAAGATACCCTCTCACCTTTTTCCCACAAAAGCGTGCCGGCAAAAAAAGAGCCCCATACTGCCTGCCGGCACTTTTTTTTATTTTCACCCTGCACGCCCGGGTGTTCTTATACGGTCATCTCCCACGCCTGATACATACGACGACGCCGGGCCGACAGGAAATGCCGGCCCGGATAAGGACTCTTTACCCATGACCCCTCAGGCAGACACACCCCGCACCGCACCCGACTCCCGCGAACATCTCCTTACTCTCTTAAAAAAATACTGGGGATACCCGGGCTTTCGGCCGCATCAGGAGGCGATCATCCGATCGGTTGTGGGCGGCCGCGACACGCTCGCGATCCTGACTACCGGCAGCGGGAAATCGCTCTGCTACCAGCTGCCTGCGGTGTATCTCGGCGGAATCACCCTTGTCGTCTCCCCGCTTCTGGCGCTCATGAAAGACCAGGCCGATGCACTCAATGCGCGGGGTATTATGGCGGCCGCATGGACCGGCCAGCTCGACAGTGCCGGGCGGAGCCGGATCGAGGCGGCAATGCGGGAAGGCAGGCTCCGGATCCTCTTTGTCTCACCGGAGAAGTGTATGCAGCCGGGATTTCTGGCATTCCTCAAAGGATTCCCAGTCCGGCTCCTTGCCATCGACGAGGCGCACTGCATCTCGGAGTGGGGCCACGATTTCCGGCCCGAGTACCGCGAGCTTGCCCGGCTCCGGGCGGGTTTCCCAAATGCCCCGGTCATCGCGCTCACGGCAACCGCAGTCCCCGAGGTGCGTAACGATATCGCCCGCCAGCTCGGCCTCGTGCAGCCCCGCGAGTTCGTGGGAAGTTTCGAGAGGAAGAACCTCATCTATAAGGTCATCAGGAAAAAAAACCCGGAAGTCCAGCTCGCTGCCATCTGCTGCCGGCATAAAAACGAGTCCGGCATTGTGTACTGCCTCTCGAAGAAGGAGACGGAAGAGTGCGCTGCGGACCTCCGGCAGCGGGGCTTTGCCGCCGTTGCCTACCATGCCGGCCTCTCCCGCCCGGTCCGGGAGAACGTGCAGGAAGCGTTTCTCAATAACTCCGCGAAAGTGGTCTGCGCCACCGTTGCGTTCGGCATGGGGATCGACAAGCCCGATGTCCGGTTCGTTGTCCACTACGATCTCCCCAAATCGGTAGAGTCCTACTACCAGGAGACCGGCCGGGCCGGCCGGGACGGGAAGCCCGCCGAGTGCGTGCTCCTCTTTGGCCGCAGGGACATTGTCCGTATGAACTGGATGCTCGACCACGATAATGCGGGAGAGAAGGCCACCCGGATCGCGCACCGGAACCTCCGCGAGATAGTCCGGTACTGCGAGATAACCACCTGCCGGAAGCACTTCCTCCTCACGTATTTCGGTGAGAAACCGACCGGCCCGGCCTGTGGGACCTGCGATGTCTGCACCGCAACCACATCCGGGCCAAAGAAGAAGACCCCGGCCCGGCGCACTCCTGCCGGCAGGAGCTCAGCAGGCTGTGTGGCAGTCCTCCAGCGCAGTTACCCGATCCCGAGCGTTTAAGGCGCCCGACCCCGGATACTTTTCCCGGATATGATCGATACCGCAGGCCTTCCCGAAAACCCCGGCTGCTACCTCTATTCCGATGCAGAGGGCCGGATCATCTACGTGGGTAAGGCAAAAAACCTCAAAAAACGGGTATCGAGCTATTTCACAAAAAAAGACCACGACCCCAAGACAAAGAGCCTCGTTGCCCATATCGCCTCGGTCGACTTCGTGGTCACCGGTTCCGAGACCGAGGCATTTCTTCTCGAAAACACCCTGATAAAAAAGCACCAGCCGAAGTACAACATCGATCTCAAGGATGCGAAACGCTATGCCTGGATCGAGCTCACGAACGAGAAGTTCCCGCGCCTTGTTGTTGCCCGGAAAGCGACCGGCGACGGCACGTACTTCGGGCCCTTTGTCTCCGCCTCGGAACGGGACTATGTCATGAAGGTGGCAAAGAAGATCTTCCACTTAAGAACCTGCAAAAAACTCCCCAAGCGCCCCTGCCTGCGCCGGCACATGCAGTCCTGCAGTGCACCCTGCACAGGGACCATGAGCCCCGAAGAGTACGGAGAGAACGTCAAAAAAGCAGCCCTGCTCTTAAAAGGAAAGGCAAAGGAACTGGTCGCAGAGCTCCGTACCGCGATGGCGGCCCGGTCGGTGGCCGAGGACTACGAGCGGGCACTTGTCCTCAGAAACGAAATTTCTGCCATCGAACATCTTGCAGACCGGCAGCACGTGGAACGCCGTCGGGAGTACGACCAGGACGTGATCGCATTCCAGGTCTCGGGGGAGACCGTGTACCTGACGCTCTTTAACGTAGAGAAGGGCACACTTGCAAACAAGCAGGAGTTCACGTTCGATGCGGGCGAGGACTTCTTCGAGGAGTTTGTTGTCCAGTATTACTCGGACCATGATCCCCCCAATGAGATCATTGTGGAGCAGGAGACCGACCCGGCACTCGCGGAGTTCCTCTCGACAAAGAAGGGCCGGCAGGTCGGGATCGTTGTCCCGCAGCGGGGCGAGAAGAGGCAGCTCCTTGATCTTGCCAAGAAAAACCTTGAGATCGCGTTCTTCCGCGACACCTTAAAAGGCGTGGAGCTCGGCGCTGCGCTCACCATGGAGAAGCCTCCCGGAGTGATCGAGTGTTTCGATATCTCCCACCTCTCCGGGACGGCAATGGTGGGCTCGATGGTACAGTTCCGTGACGGGAAACCCGACAAGTCCGGCTACCGGCGCTTTAAGATCAAGACCGTGGAGGGGATCGACGATTTCGCTTCCATCGCGGAAGTCGTGACACGGCGGTACCGGCGGCTTACCGAAGAGCACGCACCGCTCCCTGATCTCGTGATCATCGACGGGGGAAAGGGCCAGCTCTCCGCCGCCCGAGGGGCGCTTTCTGCGCTCGGGATCGACAACCTGCCGGTGATCTCGATTGCCAAGCGCGAAGAGGAACTCTACGTGCCCGGGGACTCCCTCCCGTTACGGCTCGACCGGAAGAGTATCGCCCTCCGCTACATCGAGGAGATCCGGGACGAGGCGCACCGGTTCGCCATCACCTACAACCGGCTGTTACGAAAAAAGAAGGTCATTTCCTGACTATTGTCACATTTCTGCCATTTAGTCAAAAGTATTTAAACAGGGCGGGATACAACTCTCAAGTACAATCAGGTGATAGTAATGCCAGACTTTTTAAATCCGTTCAGCGGCAAGGTCCCGGACCGGAAACTGACCAAAGAGGAACTCATCCGGGCTGTCCGGCTCGACGTTGCCGGGGAGCTTGAAGCGATCCACGGCTATATGGCGCATGCTGATGCTACCGATAACGAACTCGCAAAGGCGGTCCTTACCGATATCGCCGATGAAGAGCGCGTGCATGTCGGGGAACTCTTACGGCTCCTTTCCATCCTGACCGGCGACGAGGATGAATTCTACAAGAAAGGAACGCTCGAAGTAGATACCATGGCAGGTAAGGTTGGGGCAGCCGGCGCAGGTGTACCGGCGGCAAAAGAGGAATCGACCATTGGAGCGCTCAAACCCTTAAAGGAGGCTTAATCATGGCAAACGCATATCTCGGACGCGAAGATGCACCCATCGGTGCAGAGACCTGGAAACTGATCGACGATGTGGCAGTTCAGGCAGCAAAGAGCCAGCTGGCCGGGCGCCGGCTGCTTGCAGTGGAAGGACCATATGGCTTCGGGCTTAAGGCTATCCCTCTCGGGGACTATGCACTCGAAGACGGGATTAGCGCGAGCGTCTCGCTCCCGCTCTCCCTGATCCGGACCGATTTCTCGCTTGCAAAACGCGACCTCGCATCCTTTGAGCGTGACCACCTGATCCTCGACACAGCCCCGGTTGCCTGTGCGGCAATGGACGCAGCGGCAAAGGAGGACAAGATCATCTTTGCCGGCCTTGCCGGGACCCCGGGCCTCCTCAATGCCGAGGGTGCAGGCTCAATGACTCTGTCCAAGTGGGACAAGGTCGGCGCGGCAGCAGACCAGATCATCGATGCGGTCACCAAACTCGACGCAGCCGGGTTCCACGGCCCTTACAGCCTCGCGCTCGCACCGGCGCAGTACAACCTGCTCCTCCGACGCTACCCGCAGGGTGACGGCACCGAACTCGAACACATTACCTCTATTGTGGGTGATGGTGTCATCAAGGCGCCGGCACTCAAGAAAGGCGGCGTGCTCATTGCTTCGGGCAGCCAGTATGCCTCGGTTGCTATCGGACAGGACCTGGCCGTAGGCTATAACGGGCCGGTCGGCGACCTGCTCGAGTTCCAGATCTACGAGAGTCTTGCCCTCGTGGTCCGGGCACCCGAATCGATCCTCATCCTCAAATAATCCCCTCTTTTTATCGGGTACCGCGGCAAGGTACATTTATCATGTATCCGGGAATTTCGAGACTCCTCATTGGCG
Protein-coding sequences here:
- a CDS encoding winged helix-turn-helix domain-containing protein: MIRQIVIRQVDRPMAPGEDEEIHWFFHSFGIGEGRDTDRVATQVIVALLEHRPAGEGVPVEQIAADLNITSSRVNHHIRNLIDAGILYRHRKLIYLRGSTLRAMVQELRKDAIRMFDDLEDVADGIDKEYGRVRE
- the groES gene encoding co-chaperone GroES; this encodes MAIVPIGERVLIRPREAEEVTKSGIYIPETAQEKKKEGTVIAAGTHDDGKSLPLKAGDHVIYGGYSADKVELDGENYVFVPFKDVLAKIE
- a CDS encoding ferritin family protein; translation: MPDFLNPFSGKVPDRKLTKEELIRAVRLDVAGELEAIHGYMAHADATDNELAKAVLTDIADEERVHVGELLRLLSILTGDEDEFYKKGTLEVDTMAGKVGAAGAGVPAAKEESTIGALKPLKEA
- a CDS encoding LysE family translocator, which translates into the protein MDWSVLVAGIIFGFCIAAPVGPIAILCIRRTLACGWRSGIATGLGAATADGVYAGVAAFGLTVVTGLLTGHMTIVSAVGGALLVGLGVRIFLSAPPDTPGTAGECTLLQDYATTVFLTLTNPMTLISFAGVFAALGIGGLSGGGVPAMLMVLGITAGSIAWWILLVSGTSVLGSRCDSRVLGLVNRVAGVIIVLFGIATFAMIFV
- a CDS encoding RecQ family ATP-dependent DNA helicase → MTPQADTPRTAPDSREHLLTLLKKYWGYPGFRPHQEAIIRSVVGGRDTLAILTTGSGKSLCYQLPAVYLGGITLVVSPLLALMKDQADALNARGIMAAAWTGQLDSAGRSRIEAAMREGRLRILFVSPEKCMQPGFLAFLKGFPVRLLAIDEAHCISEWGHDFRPEYRELARLRAGFPNAPVIALTATAVPEVRNDIARQLGLVQPREFVGSFERKNLIYKVIRKKNPEVQLAAICCRHKNESGIVYCLSKKETEECAADLRQRGFAAVAYHAGLSRPVRENVQEAFLNNSAKVVCATVAFGMGIDKPDVRFVVHYDLPKSVESYYQETGRAGRDGKPAECVLLFGRRDIVRMNWMLDHDNAGEKATRIAHRNLREIVRYCEITTCRKHFLLTYFGEKPTGPACGTCDVCTATTSGPKKKTPARRTPAGRSSAGCVAVLQRSYPIPSV
- the groL gene encoding chaperonin GroEL (60 kDa chaperone family; promotes refolding of misfolded polypeptides especially under stressful conditions; forms two stacked rings of heptamers to form a barrel-shaped 14mer; ends can be capped by GroES; misfolded proteins enter the barrel where they are refolded when GroES binds) — protein: MAGSKQLMFNEEARKSLLAGVNKVADTVKITLGPKGRYVVIDKATSPLVTNDGVTIAKEISLHDKFENMGAKLVKEVAQKTQDKTGDGTTTATLLAQAMIVEGLKNITSGANPIEVKKGIDAAVGEAVGYIKKTSVPVKDKAKIVQVATISANNDEEIGKLISEAMEKVGYNGLISVEDAKSLETSLDVVKGMQFDRGFISPYMVTDNEKMVCEYEDCSILITDKKISSIKQMVPVLEMVASEGRPLLIIAEDVDGEAQAALFLNIIRGALKVCAVKAPGFGDDRKAVLEDIAILTGATVISEEKGMKLDNVTKKELGQAHVIRVDSEKTLIVGGKGDKKAVEDRMTLIQSQIKITDAEYKKEELKKRLGNLGGGVAVIKVGAATETELKEKKMRIDDALNATKAAVEEGVVVGGGITLFKAIASLDSLKFDDDRKVGVSIVRRALEEPIRQIAKNSGIEGAEVIARIKEHKNATYGYNAKTAVYEDLMENGVIDPAKVVRIGLQNAGSIAGMILSTEVLITDFNDEKDQKSAAIII
- the uvrC gene encoding excinuclease ABC subunit UvrC, which gives rise to MIDTAGLPENPGCYLYSDAEGRIIYVGKAKNLKKRVSSYFTKKDHDPKTKSLVAHIASVDFVVTGSETEAFLLENTLIKKHQPKYNIDLKDAKRYAWIELTNEKFPRLVVARKATGDGTYFGPFVSASERDYVMKVAKKIFHLRTCKKLPKRPCLRRHMQSCSAPCTGTMSPEEYGENVKKAALLLKGKAKELVAELRTAMAARSVAEDYERALVLRNEISAIEHLADRQHVERRREYDQDVIAFQVSGETVYLTLFNVEKGTLANKQEFTFDAGEDFFEEFVVQYYSDHDPPNEIIVEQETDPALAEFLSTKKGRQVGIVVPQRGEKRQLLDLAKKNLEIAFFRDTLKGVELGAALTMEKPPGVIECFDISHLSGTAMVGSMVQFRDGKPDKSGYRRFKIKTVEGIDDFASIAEVVTRRYRRLTEEHAPLPDLVIIDGGKGQLSAARGALSALGIDNLPVISIAKREEELYVPGDSLPLRLDRKSIALRYIEEIRDEAHRFAITYNRLLRKKKVIS
- a CDS encoding family 1 encapsulin nanocompartment shell protein is translated as MANAYLGREDAPIGAETWKLIDDVAVQAAKSQLAGRRLLAVEGPYGFGLKAIPLGDYALEDGISASVSLPLSLIRTDFSLAKRDLASFERDHLILDTAPVACAAMDAAAKEDKIIFAGLAGTPGLLNAEGAGSMTLSKWDKVGAAADQIIDAVTKLDAAGFHGPYSLALAPAQYNLLLRRYPQGDGTELEHITSIVGDGVIKAPALKKGGVLIASGSQYASVAIGQDLAVGYNGPVGDLLEFQIYESLALVVRAPESILILK